In one window of Zingiber officinale cultivar Zhangliang chromosome 11A, Zo_v1.1, whole genome shotgun sequence DNA:
- the LOC122031807 gene encoding E3 ubiquitin protein ligase RIE1-like isoform X2 produces MEPLQASTASALLLRPVHPTTYAASTAVRQAAAHHLEERHTDWVCSRPVLVLDVALNLTFAAAAAVVLCATTRERPDTPLRVWISGYEIQCVANVGLIWREYRRRQRSGGEQGLEGGGSGGERVLGDADSVDSEEDVARIGAGNRRHGRLTVVFLTFDALFAIFCIAFTCIIGIALCCCLPCVIAILCSVIGQEGASDADISMLSRYRYSELDGDGENFLKEGLMIPDLNNMGITSNERVLPKEDASCCICLTSYEDGNSLLSLPCNHHFHSSCIVKWLWINATCPLCKCHILNG; encoded by the exons ATGGAGCCCCTGCAAGCGTCGACCGCCTCCGCCCTCCTCCTGCGGCCGGTCCACCCAACAACCTACGCGGCTTCCACGGCTGTCCGCCAGGCGGCGGCCCACCATCTCGAGGAGCGGCACACCGACTGGGTCTGCTCACGGCCCGTGTTGGTGCTCGACGTCGCCTTGAATTTGAccttcgccgccgccgccgccgtcgtgCTCTGCGCCACCACCCGCGAGCGTCCCGACACTCCTCTACGGGTGTGGATCTCCGGGTACGAGATCCAGTGCGTGGCGAATGTGGGGTTAATATGGCGGGAGTACCGCCGGCGACAGCGGAGCGGCGGAGAGCAAGGGTTAGAGGGAGGGGGAAGTGGCGGCGAGCGGGTGTTGGGGGATGCCGACTCCGTGGATAGCGAGGAGGATGTGGCTCGTATCGGCGCTGGGAACAGACGCCATGGCAG GCTGACTGTGGTTTTTCTCACATTTGATGCACTCTTTGCCATCTTCTGCATTGCTTTCACATGCATCATCGGAATTGCACTCTGCTGCTGCTTGCCTTGTGTTATTGCAATACTTTGTTCTGTAATAGGTCAG GAAGGTGCTTCAGATGCAGACATTAGTATGCTTTCTAGATACAGATACTCTGAGCTTGATGGTGATGgagaaaattttttaaaggaaGGACTGATGATTCCAGATTTAAATAACATGGGCATTACCTCCAACGAACGTGTTCTTCCAAAGGAAGATGCA AGCTGTTGTATCTGTCTAACTTCTTATGAAGATGGaaattctctactttctcttCCCTGCAATCATCATTTCCACTCTTCATGCATCGTGAAATGGCTTTGGATAAATGCAACTTGCCCTCTTTGCAAGTGCCACATCCTCAATGGTTGA
- the LOC122031807 gene encoding E3 ubiquitin protein ligase RIE1-like isoform X1, whose protein sequence is MEPLQASTASALLLRPVHPTTYAASTAVRQAAAHHLEERHTDWVCSRPVLVLDVALNLTFAAAAAVVLCATTRERPDTPLRVWISGYEIQCVANVGLIWREYRRRQRSGGEQGLEGGGSGGERVLGDADSVDSEEDVARIGAGNRRHGSIFKGCKSINSMTSFIWWIVGFCWVFSGGEALLQNAPTLYWLTVVFLTFDALFAIFCIAFTCIIGIALCCCLPCVIAILCSVIGQEGASDADISMLSRYRYSELDGDGENFLKEGLMIPDLNNMGITSNERVLPKEDASCCICLTSYEDGNSLLSLPCNHHFHSSCIVKWLWINATCPLCKCHILNG, encoded by the exons ATGGAGCCCCTGCAAGCGTCGACCGCCTCCGCCCTCCTCCTGCGGCCGGTCCACCCAACAACCTACGCGGCTTCCACGGCTGTCCGCCAGGCGGCGGCCCACCATCTCGAGGAGCGGCACACCGACTGGGTCTGCTCACGGCCCGTGTTGGTGCTCGACGTCGCCTTGAATTTGAccttcgccgccgccgccgccgtcgtgCTCTGCGCCACCACCCGCGAGCGTCCCGACACTCCTCTACGGGTGTGGATCTCCGGGTACGAGATCCAGTGCGTGGCGAATGTGGGGTTAATATGGCGGGAGTACCGCCGGCGACAGCGGAGCGGCGGAGAGCAAGGGTTAGAGGGAGGGGGAAGTGGCGGCGAGCGGGTGTTGGGGGATGCCGACTCCGTGGATAGCGAGGAGGATGTGGCTCGTATCGGCGCTGGGAACAGACGCCATGGCAG TATTTTCAAAGGATGTAAATCCATCAATAGCATGACTTCCTTTATTTGGTGGATTGTTGGTTTTTGTTGGGTGTTTTCTGGTGGCGAAGCTCTTTTACAGAATGCTCCTACTCTTTACTG GCTGACTGTGGTTTTTCTCACATTTGATGCACTCTTTGCCATCTTCTGCATTGCTTTCACATGCATCATCGGAATTGCACTCTGCTGCTGCTTGCCTTGTGTTATTGCAATACTTTGTTCTGTAATAGGTCAG GAAGGTGCTTCAGATGCAGACATTAGTATGCTTTCTAGATACAGATACTCTGAGCTTGATGGTGATGgagaaaattttttaaaggaaGGACTGATGATTCCAGATTTAAATAACATGGGCATTACCTCCAACGAACGTGTTCTTCCAAAGGAAGATGCA AGCTGTTGTATCTGTCTAACTTCTTATGAAGATGGaaattctctactttctcttCCCTGCAATCATCATTTCCACTCTTCATGCATCGTGAAATGGCTTTGGATAAATGCAACTTGCCCTCTTTGCAAGTGCCACATCCTCAATGGTTGA
- the LOC122031808 gene encoding probable peroxygenase 5, with translation MASSPSSPPRGSEGEEEANLTPLQKHVAFFDRNNDGIIYPSETYQGCRAIGCGVVLSAVSAVFINGFLSVKTNPGKSPFPHFPIYVKNIQKGKHGSDSGVYDSEGRFVASKFEEIFQKHAKTNPEALSSKELKEMLKANREPNDRKGRFAAWTEWRMLYNLCKDKEGFLHKDTVRAVYDGSLFLKLEKERQSSVKKA, from the exons ATGGCGTCGTCGCCGTCTTCTCCACCCAGAG GCAGCGAAGGCGAGGAAGAGGCGAACCTGACGCCGCTGCAGAAGCACGTCGCTTTCTTTGATAGGAATAATGACGGCATCATCTACCCGTCCGAAACCTACCAAG GGTGTCGGGCGATCGGGTGCGGCGTGGTTTTGTCCGCCGTTAGTGCTGTTTTCATCAATGGCTTCCTCAGCGTCAAAACCAACCCT GGTAAATCTCCATTTCCTCATTTTCCAATATATGTGAAGAACATTCAGAAAGGCAAACATGGAAGTGACTCAGGAGTCTATGACAGTGAGGGGAG GTTCGTGGCCTCAAAGTTTGAAGAGATATTTCAGAAGCACGCTAAGACAAATCCTGAAGCACTATCATCTAAAGAGTTGAAGGAGATGCTTAAGGCAAATAGGGAGCCCAATGATCGCAAAGGCCG GTTTGCAGCCTGGACGGAATGGAGAATGCTTTATAATCTCTGCAAAGACAAAGAAGGATTCCTGCACAAGGATACCGTAAGAGCTGTTTACGATGGAAGCCTTTTTCTCAAGTTGGAAAAGGAGAGGCAATCTTCCGTGAAGAAAGCATGA